One Campylobacter concisus DNA segment encodes these proteins:
- the rpsC gene encoding 30S ribosomal protein S3, giving the protein MGQKVNPIGLRLGINRNWESRWFPTKQSLPENIGEDYKIRAFLKKKLYYAGISQILIERTAKKLRVTVVAARPGIIIGKKGQDVENLKNEVSKLIGKEVNVNIKEERKAQASAQLAAENVAMQLEKRVAFRRAMKKVIQGAQKSGAKGIKISVAGRLGGAEMARTEWYLEGRVPLHTLRAKIDYGVAEAHTTYGNIGIKVWIFKGEVLQKGVQPEKTEEEAPKKTRRARRGK; this is encoded by the coding sequence ATGGGACAAAAAGTAAATCCAATAGGTCTTAGACTAGGAATTAACCGCAACTGGGAATCTAGATGGTTTCCAACCAAACAAAGTCTTCCTGAAAATATCGGCGAAGATTACAAAATTCGTGCATTTTTAAAGAAAAAACTTTACTATGCAGGAATTAGCCAAATTCTAATAGAAAGAACGGCTAAAAAACTTCGTGTAACCGTAGTTGCAGCTCGTCCTGGTATCATCATTGGCAAAAAAGGTCAAGATGTTGAAAACCTAAAGAACGAAGTTAGCAAACTTATCGGCAAAGAAGTAAATGTAAATATCAAAGAAGAAAGAAAAGCTCAAGCTTCAGCTCAACTTGCTGCTGAAAACGTAGCTATGCAACTTGAAAAGCGTGTCGCATTTAGACGTGCTATGAAAAAAGTTATCCAAGGTGCTCAAAAATCAGGCGCTAAAGGTATCAAAATTTCAGTTGCTGGTCGTTTAGGTGGCGCTGAGATGGCAAGAACCGAGTGGTATCTAGAAGGTCGCGTTCCGCTTCATACTCTTAGAGCAAAGATAGATTACGGTGTAGCTGAGGCTCATACAACTTATGGAAACATAGGTATTAAAGTATGGATTTTTAAAGGTGAGGTTCTTCAAAAAGGTGTTCAACCTGAGAAAACTGAAGAAGAGGCACCTAAGAAAACACGTAGAGCAAGAAGAGGTAAATAA
- the rplV gene encoding 50S ribosomal protein L22 codes for MSKAIIKFVRLSPTKARLIAREVQGMNAELALASLQFMPNRGAKFIANAISSAVANGGFEPEEVVVTSCRVDAGPVLKRFRPRARGTASKIRKPTSHVMVEVSKPEKKEA; via the coding sequence ATGAGTAAAGCAATTATAAAATTCGTAAGACTTTCTCCTACAAAAGCAAGACTTATAGCAAGAGAAGTTCAAGGTATGAATGCCGAGCTAGCACTTGCAAGCTTGCAGTTTATGCCAAATCGTGGTGCTAAATTTATAGCAAACGCTATTAGCTCAGCAGTAGCAAATGGCGGATTTGAGCCAGAAGAGGTTGTAGTAACTAGTTGCCGCGTTGATGCTGGTCCTGTATTAAAGAGATTTAGACCAAGAGCAAGAGGAACAGCGAGCAAAATTCGCAAACCTACTTCTCATGTAATGGTAGAAGTATCTAAACCTGAAAAGAAGGAAGCATAA
- the rpsS gene encoding 30S ribosomal protein S19, with protein sequence MARSLKKGPFVDDHVMKKVIAAKNANDNKPIKTWSRRSTIVPEMIGLTFNVHNGKSFIPVYVTENHIGYKLGEFAPTRTFKGHKGSVQKKIGK encoded by the coding sequence ATGGCAAGATCACTCAAAAAAGGTCCTTTCGTAGATGATCATGTAATGAAAAAAGTTATTGCCGCAAAAAATGCAAACGATAACAAACCAATCAAGACTTGGTCAAGACGTAGCACGATTGTACCTGAAATGATTGGACTAACATTTAACGTTCATAATGGCAAGAGCTTTATTCCTGTATATGTTACAGAAAATCATATAGGCTATAAACTTGGCGAATTTGCTCCAACACGCACATTTAAGGGTCACAAAGGCTCAGTGCAAAAGAAAATCGGCAAGTAA
- the rplB gene encoding 50S ribosomal protein L2 — MAIKSYKPYTPSRRYMTGLSSEDITAKPSVRSLLVKLPASGGRNNNGRITSRHKEAGAKKLYRIIDFKRRKFGIEGKVEAIEYDPNRNCRIALIAYKDGEKRYIIRPNGLNVGDVIASIDEGSLDIKPGNAMKLRFIPVGTIVHNVELKPGKGAQIARSAGGYAQLMGKEEKYVILRMPSGEMRQVLAECMASIGVVGNEDWANITIGKAGRNRHRGIRPQTRGSAMNPVDHPHGGGEGKKNSGRHPVTPWGKPTKGAKTRRKKASDKLIISRRKGK, encoded by the coding sequence ATGGCTATAAAATCATATAAACCATATACACCTAGTCGTAGATATATGACTGGACTAAGCTCTGAAGATATAACAGCTAAACCAAGCGTTAGAAGCTTGCTTGTTAAACTACCTGCGTCTGGCGGTAGAAATAACAATGGTCGTATAACTTCAAGACACAAAGAAGCAGGTGCAAAAAAACTTTATCGTATCATAGACTTTAAACGTCGCAAATTTGGTATAGAAGGTAAAGTTGAAGCGATCGAGTACGATCCAAACAGAAACTGCCGTATCGCTCTTATAGCTTATAAAGATGGTGAAAAGCGCTATATCATTAGACCAAATGGCCTAAATGTTGGTGACGTTATCGCATCTATTGATGAGGGCTCACTAGATATTAAACCAGGCAACGCTATGAAGTTAAGATTTATCCCAGTTGGTACTATCGTTCATAACGTAGAGCTAAAACCTGGCAAAGGCGCTCAGATAGCTCGTTCAGCTGGCGGTTATGCTCAGCTAATGGGTAAAGAAGAGAAGTACGTTATCTTAAGAATGCCAAGTGGTGAGATGAGACAAGTACTAGCTGAGTGTATGGCAAGTATCGGTGTAGTAGGCAACGAAGACTGGGCTAACATCACTATCGGTAAAGCTGGACGTAATCGCCACCGCGGTATCCGCCCACAAACACGTGGTTCTGCTATGAACCCAGTTGATCACCCACACGGTGGTGGTGAAGGTAAGAAAAATTCAGGCCGTCACCCAGTTACTCCATGGGGTAAACCAACTAAAGGTGCTAAGACTCGCCGTAAAAAAGCTAGCGATAAGCTTATAATTTCAAGAAGGAAAGGAAAATAG
- a CDS encoding 50S ribosomal protein L23 yields MADITDIKTIIYTEKTLGLQEQGVVVIQTSPRVTKNSLKAVLQEYFGVTPVRVNSLRISGKVKRFRGRAGQRDEIKKFYVKLPEGVSLENTEA; encoded by the coding sequence ATGGCGGATATAACTGATATCAAAACAATTATTTATACAGAAAAAACTCTAGGCCTTCAAGAACAAGGCGTTGTTGTTATCCAAACTTCACCAAGAGTTACAAAAAACAGCTTAAAAGCGGTTTTGCAAGAGTATTTTGGAGTAACGCCTGTTCGCGTAAATTCACTTAGAATTAGCGGCAAGGTTAAGCGTTTTAGAGGAAGAGCAGGCCAACGTGACGAGATAAAGAAATTCTACGTTAAGTTACCTGAAGGCGTAAGCCTAGAAAATACGGAGGCGTAA
- the rplD gene encoding 50S ribosomal protein L4, producing the protein MSKIHVLNDKFENSGELELPASYAEVNPHNLYLYVKSYLAGIRANSAHTKSRAFVSGGGKKPWRQKGRGGARAGSTRTNVWVGGAVAFGPTNEKNYFQKVNKKQKRLALEYALAAKAQDGKIFAVDSISIESGKTKDAANIIKNLKVKDALIVKDLLDDKTLLAFRNLANCYVVDANEVNAYLVSTFSSVIIEKAALKTITKEG; encoded by the coding sequence ATGAGTAAAATTCACGTATTAAACGATAAATTTGAAAATTCAGGCGAGTTAGAGCTTCCTGCAAGCTACGCTGAAGTAAATCCGCACAACCTATATCTTTATGTAAAATCTTACCTTGCTGGTATAAGAGCAAATTCGGCTCATACTAAAAGCCGTGCTTTTGTAAGCGGTGGTGGTAAAAAACCATGGAGACAAAAAGGACGTGGTGGTGCAAGAGCGGGTTCAACTAGAACTAACGTTTGGGTAGGCGGTGCAGTTGCATTTGGTCCAACAAACGAGAAAAACTATTTTCAAAAAGTCAATAAAAAACAAAAAAGACTAGCTCTTGAGTACGCTTTGGCAGCAAAAGCACAAGATGGTAAAATTTTCGCAGTAGATAGCATCTCAATCGAGTCTGGAAAGACAAAAGATGCAGCTAATATCATCAAAAATTTAAAAGTAAAAGATGCGCTTATCGTTAAAGATTTACTAGACGATAAAACACTACTTGCTTTTAGAAATTTAGCAAACTGCTATGTAGTAGATGCAAATGAGGTAAATGCTTATCTTGTCTCTACATTTAGTTCGGTTATTATTGAAAAAGCTGCACTAAAAACTATAACAAAAGAGGGCTAA
- the rplC gene encoding 50S ribosomal protein L3 produces the protein MEYIVEKIGMSRTIATKSTPVTLLKLVEAKVCEIDENKRAIVAYAHTKANNKAIAGQQKKYNLTAEFNKFATLEVANSEVGNLDFTPLNEAKILKVSFNSKGRGYQGVVKRHGFGGGPKSHGSRFHRRHGSIGNCEWPGRVQPGMKMAGHMGNEKVTVKNELISFDAQNGIVVVKGCVPGHNGAMGKIRIVK, from the coding sequence ATGGAATATATTGTAGAAAAAATAGGCATGAGTAGAACGATTGCCACGAAGAGTACGCCAGTTACACTACTTAAGCTAGTTGAGGCTAAAGTATGTGAGATCGACGAAAACAAACGTGCTATCGTAGCGTATGCCCACACTAAAGCAAACAACAAAGCTATCGCTGGTCAGCAAAAGAAATACAATCTGACTGCAGAATTTAACAAATTTGCTACGCTTGAAGTAGCTAATAGCGAAGTTGGAAACCTAGACTTTACACCATTAAATGAGGCTAAAATTTTAAAAGTTAGCTTTAACTCAAAAGGTAGAGGCTACCAAGGTGTGGTAAAAAGACATGGTTTCGGTGGTGGTCCAAAAAGCCACGGCTCACGTTTCCACAGACGCCACGGTTCAATTGGTAACTGCGAATGGCCAGGTCGTGTTCAACCAGGTATGAAAATGGCAGGACACATGGGTAATGAGAAAGTTACTGTTAAAAACGAGCTAATAAGCTTTGACGCTCAAAATGGCATCGTAGTTGTAAAAGGTTGCGTTCCTGGTCACAATGGTGCAATGGGTAAAATAAGGATTGTAAAATGA
- the rpsJ gene encoding 30S ribosomal protein S10: MERIRLKLKAYDHRVLDRTVAAIVEAVKRTGADVRGPVPMPTKIKRYTVLKSPHINKDSREQFEMRIHARMLDIVAATPETVDSLTKLDLAPEVNVEVRAMK; the protein is encoded by the coding sequence ATGGAAAGAATCAGGTTAAAGCTAAAAGCTTACGACCATAGAGTTCTAGACCGCACTGTTGCAGCAATCGTAGAAGCTGTCAAACGAACAGGTGCCGACGTTCGTGGCCCGGTACCAATGCCTACAAAGATCAAACGCTATACAGTCTTAAAATCTCCACACATCAACAAAGACTCACGTGAGCAGTTTGAGATGAGAATACACGCTCGTATGCTTGACATCGTAGCTGCTACTCCAGAAACTGTAGATAGCCTAACAAAACTCGACCTAGCTCCAGAAGTTAATGTCGAAGTTCGTGCGATGAAATAA
- a CDS encoding ATP-binding protein yields the protein MKNLETLYQAPIKNAKFIPRKYEIISPKTLIIGAVSSGKTALVYEFLSHYKSEERLYINLDDLRIDRASLLLNLKEFLEKNSQIKVLAVENLQGADLANLDFLKDAALENIILTSKEFSLSLDGFARINLNYLDYEEFILFFKKNLDQDLLFSYFLAHGNEIASAFLDSSEVTAHLQQLLRANLNEQSIAILKECATKCHDTISAFGIYKNLKEQMKISKDSVYGAISWLNESGYVEFVSNLDESSTSKKIYFTNFALRNALCLKKDFLAVFANVVFCELLKFKDEIYYTKEIDFFLTKRKLAIICVPFSAPEIVFLKFKKLHASLKELGVSKLQIISVANQAEQSIEGIKCEILPFSRWSLGL from the coding sequence TTGAAAAATTTAGAAACGCTCTATCAAGCACCCATTAAAAATGCTAAATTTATCCCAAGAAAATATGAGATCATCTCGCCAAAGACACTCATCATTGGTGCTGTATCAAGTGGCAAAACAGCCCTTGTTTATGAGTTTTTGAGCCATTATAAAAGCGAGGAGAGACTTTATATAAATTTAGACGATCTAAGGATAGATAGAGCCTCTCTTTTACTAAATTTAAAAGAGTTTTTAGAAAAAAATAGCCAGATAAAGGTGCTCGCAGTTGAAAATTTACAAGGCGCTGATCTTGCAAATTTAGACTTTCTAAAGGACGCTGCACTTGAAAATATCATCCTTACAAGCAAGGAATTTTCACTCTCGCTTGATGGCTTTGCACGCATAAATTTAAACTATCTCGACTACGAGGAATTTATACTATTTTTTAAGAAAAATTTGGACCAAGACCTGCTTTTTAGCTACTTTTTGGCCCATGGCAACGAGATAGCAAGCGCCTTTTTGGACTCCAGCGAGGTCACAGCTCACTTGCAGCAGCTCTTAAGAGCAAATTTAAACGAGCAAAGCATCGCTATCTTAAAAGAGTGCGCGACAAAGTGCCACGACACCATAAGCGCCTTTGGGATTTATAAAAATCTAAAAGAGCAGATGAAAATTTCAAAAGATAGCGTTTATGGCGCGATAAGCTGGCTAAATGAGAGCGGATACGTGGAGTTTGTGTCAAATTTAGATGAGAGCAGCACGAGTAAGAAAATTTACTTTACAAATTTCGCCCTTCGCAATGCTTTGTGCCTAAAAAAGGACTTTTTGGCTGTCTTTGCAAATGTCGTTTTTTGTGAGCTGCTTAAATTTAAAGATGAAATTTACTATACAAAAGAGATTGATTTTTTCCTTACTAAAAGGAAGCTTGCGATCATCTGCGTGCCCTTTTCTGCGCCTGAGATCGTCTTTTTGAAATTTAAAAAACTCCACGCGAGCCTAAAAGAGCTGGGTGTTAGCAAGCTTCAAATCATCAGCGTTGCAAACCAAGCCGAGCAAAGCATCGAGGGGATAAAATGCGAGATCTTGCCATTTTCTAGGTGGAGCCTAGGTTTATAA
- a CDS encoding S-adenosylmethionine tRNA ribosyltransferase, producing the protein MRAFFGILFIAASLFGYEINHENWAKFYKFSGDANGVKFEVYMNYFKDEFENFKQTKSFKVPPKISGHIFFDGAKYDYEKGSFEQNGSEISSLNAVSDKINLDVKNENGELKGKIIVKNKAYNATVKEEKEYEILNIGIQMTEANGTRYEAITNDIFAKDSAKKYKNKLLAEFYDLKSERKKWPNSQYESLKEIYYINDKIKSVCTYKNEKTNCEVISLATNKKLKLKQIFKDINDSHLKAILANAGVSDNFVLSPLGLTFLNEEQISVPLEELRPYFSDEAGL; encoded by the coding sequence ATGAGAGCATTTTTTGGGATCTTATTCATCGCTGCAAGCCTTTTTGGCTATGAGATAAACCACGAAAACTGGGCTAAATTTTATAAATTTAGTGGCGATGCAAATGGTGTGAAATTTGAAGTTTATATGAACTATTTTAAAGATGAATTTGAAAATTTCAAACAAACCAAGAGCTTTAAGGTCCCGCCTAAGATAAGCGGCCACATCTTTTTTGACGGCGCTAAATACGACTATGAAAAAGGCTCTTTTGAGCAAAATGGCAGTGAAATTTCATCACTAAATGCAGTCTCAGACAAGATAAATTTAGACGTTAAAAACGAAAATGGCGAGCTAAAAGGCAAGATAATTGTCAAAAACAAAGCCTACAACGCCACCGTAAAAGAAGAAAAAGAGTATGAGATCCTAAATATCGGCATCCAAATGACCGAGGCAAACGGCACGAGATATGAGGCGATCACTAACGATATCTTCGCTAAAGACTCAGCCAAAAAGTATAAAAACAAGCTTCTTGCAGAGTTTTACGACCTAAAAAGCGAGCGAAAAAAATGGCCAAATAGCCAATATGAGAGCCTAAAAGAGATCTACTACATCAACGACAAGATAAAGAGCGTTTGCACCTATAAAAATGAAAAAACAAACTGCGAGGTGATCTCACTTGCGACAAATAAAAAACTAAAGCTAAAGCAAATTTTTAAAGATATAAACGACAGCCACCTAAAAGCGATCCTTGCAAACGCAGGCGTGAGCGATAACTTCGTGCTTTCGCCACTTGGGCTTACATTTTTAAACGAGGAGCAAATCAGCGTCCCACTTGAGGAGCTAAGACCTTACTTTAGCGATGAAGCCGGGCTGTAA
- a CDS encoding ribonuclease HII: MAKICGIDEAGRGALAGPLSVAACVLNSEISGLNDSKKLTAKRREELFKEITKSSNFLIAYFSNAQVDELGLSECLRRALKLFKAHFEDFEIIYDGNLDYGVGITTMIKADGKVAQVSAASILAKVSRDRLMNGWDKFYPAYGFAGHKGYGTKSHLDAIAKFGYSDFHRKSFVIKPKLAQSSLF; this comes from the coding sequence ATGGCTAAAATTTGCGGCATCGACGAGGCTGGACGTGGGGCGCTGGCTGGACCACTAAGCGTGGCTGCTTGCGTGCTAAATAGCGAAATTTCTGGCCTAAACGACTCCAAAAAACTAACCGCAAAAAGGCGCGAGGAGCTCTTTAAAGAGATCACAAAAAGCTCAAATTTCCTCATCGCCTACTTCTCAAACGCCCAGGTAGACGAGCTTGGACTAAGTGAGTGCTTAAGGCGCGCGCTCAAACTTTTCAAGGCGCATTTTGAGGACTTTGAGATCATTTATGATGGAAATTTAGACTACGGTGTTGGTATCACGACGATGATAAAGGCTGACGGCAAGGTAGCTCAGGTAAGTGCAGCCAGCATCCTAGCAAAAGTAAGCCGCGACCGCTTGATGAACGGCTGGGATAAATTTTATCCAGCATACGGCTTCGCAGGACACAAAGGCTATGGCACAAAGTCACACCTAGATGCCATAGCTAAATTTGGCTACTCAGACTTTCATAGAAAAAGCTTTGTCATAAAGCCAAAACTAGCTCAAAGCTCGCTATTTTAG
- a CDS encoding DUF4153 domain-containing protein, which yields MQIATELKTAFADKKILLLTILAFSLATIFLSPSQIVDEYRGFWLLEPLLLVAIYLNKREILLPLYFLIFGASLYFFGLKLSGHASDLVALYLIAFVLLFSLNFAKDNEKFVRGSLARLLNLLISFALFHLFFLGIVAICAGLNYLFDLELLTSHRMQRLYLTLASFALPCLFIFFESKFSEYRLLNFIKIVINFILNPLLIIYVALLNLYCIYRLVLLELPRGGVAYIVLACLIAGFVLRGLNLLIKSQIYDQIFRLLPLFIILPSIMLWWGVMHRVGEYGLSEPRIYLIACVIFANLSYFVMIFLRNFPYKFLAFFMIFGIFFTHFVLDTKLLVLNSQKELLLRELRALNLLDGSGLLSGDVSKIGEEKLYFLQDKFDYLLENGDKFALENKKFIAGLEKVEQKKWQIFSINSGNIGINVKEATIKSVVTSSTNGDDLVMQLDNERVSIDMQKHLEKALASLNLRPDGDFGAEVFERLKEQLLILEVGKRVFVLRSMEIVQENGVYKFYGASVLFYMEDAQLK from the coding sequence TTGCAGATCGCCACTGAACTAAAAACCGCATTTGCTGATAAGAAAATTTTGCTTCTTACCATTTTGGCATTTAGCCTAGCTACCATTTTTCTTAGCCCCAGCCAGATAGTGGATGAGTATAGAGGTTTTTGGCTGCTTGAGCCGCTACTTTTGGTCGCTATCTACCTAAATAAAAGAGAAATTTTACTCCCTTTATACTTTTTGATATTTGGAGCTAGCCTTTACTTTTTTGGTCTCAAGCTAAGCGGTCACGCTAGCGATCTTGTGGCACTTTATCTCATAGCTTTTGTGCTTTTATTTTCTTTAAATTTTGCCAAAGATAATGAGAAATTTGTAAGAGGGAGCCTGGCAAGACTTTTAAATTTACTCATCTCATTTGCCCTTTTTCACCTATTTTTTCTTGGCATTGTGGCTATTTGTGCAGGGCTTAACTACCTTTTTGATTTAGAACTTTTAACCAGCCACAGGATGCAAAGGCTCTATTTGACACTAGCCTCTTTTGCTCTGCCTTGTCTATTTATCTTTTTTGAGAGTAAATTTAGCGAGTATAGGCTCTTAAATTTCATCAAGATCGTCATAAATTTCATCCTAAATCCCCTGCTTATCATCTATGTGGCGCTTTTAAATTTATACTGCATTTACAGGCTTGTTTTGCTTGAGCTGCCACGAGGCGGAGTAGCCTATATCGTGCTTGCTTGTTTGATCGCTGGCTTTGTTTTAAGGGGGCTAAATTTACTAATCAAAAGCCAAATTTATGATCAAATTTTCAGGCTCTTGCCACTTTTTATCATCTTGCCTAGCATAATGCTTTGGTGGGGCGTCATGCACAGGGTCGGTGAGTACGGCCTAAGCGAGCCTAGGATCTATCTCATCGCCTGCGTGATATTTGCAAATTTGAGCTATTTTGTGATGATATTTCTTAGAAATTTCCCTTATAAATTTCTAGCGTTTTTCATGATATTTGGCATATTTTTCACCCATTTTGTCCTTGATACGAAGCTGCTTGTGCTAAATTCTCAAAAAGAGCTTTTACTAAGAGAGCTAAGAGCGTTAAATTTACTTGATGGTAGCGGCTTGCTAAGTGGCGACGTGAGTAAGATAGGCGAAGAGAAGCTCTACTTTTTGCAAGATAAATTTGACTATCTCTTAGAAAACGGCGATAAATTTGCGTTAGAAAATAAAAAATTTATAGCGGGTCTTGAGAAAGTTGAGCAGAAAAAGTGGCAGATATTTAGCATTAACTCAGGCAACATCGGCATAAACGTCAAAGAGGCGACCATAAAAAGCGTAGTCACAAGCAGCACAAATGGCGATGATCTTGTTATGCAGCTAGATAATGAAAGAGTTAGCATAGATATGCAAAAGCACCTAGAAAAAGCGCTTGCGAGTCTAAATTTAAGGCCAGACGGCGACTTTGGCGCTGAGGTATTTGAGCGGCTAAAAGAGCAGCTTTTGATCCTTGAAGTAGGCAAAAGGGTCTTTGTTCTGCGCTCTATGGAAATCGTGCAAGAAAACGGAGTTTATAAATTTTATGGCGCAAGCGTGCTTTTTTATATGGAGGATGCGCAGCTAAAATAG
- the frr gene encoding ribosome recycling factor, with protein sequence MLNKIYDTQKEGCEKAIASLKRDFTTLRTGKVNINILDNVMVDYYGSPTPLNQVATVLTSDASTIAITPWEKSMIKAISSAIQAANIGVNPNSDGESVKLFFPPMTVEQRQENAKHAKAMGEKAKVSIRNVRKDANDEVKKLEKDKAITEDESKKGQDKVQKITDTYTAKIDTLVKEKEAELLKI encoded by the coding sequence ATGCTAAATAAAATTTACGATACCCAAAAAGAGGGTTGCGAAAAGGCGATCGCTTCTTTAAAACGCGATTTTACAACGCTAAGAACTGGCAAAGTAAATATCAACATCCTAGATAACGTTATGGTTGATTACTACGGCTCGCCAACTCCGCTTAATCAAGTAGCCACCGTGCTTACGAGCGACGCTTCAACTATCGCTATCACGCCTTGGGAAAAGAGCATGATAAAAGCGATCTCATCAGCCATCCAAGCTGCAAATATCGGCGTCAATCCAAACAGCGACGGCGAGAGCGTTAAGCTATTTTTCCCGCCGATGACCGTCGAGCAACGCCAAGAAAATGCAAAACACGCAAAAGCTATGGGCGAAAAGGCCAAAGTTAGCATCAGAAACGTGAGAAAAGACGCAAATGACGAGGTCAAAAAGCTTGAAAAAGACAAAGCTATAACTGAAGACGAGAGCAAAAAAGGTCAAGACAAGGTTCAAAAGATAACTGACACCTACACCGCAAAGATCGACACTCTCGTAAAAGAGAAAGAAGCCGAGCTTTTAAAAATTTAA
- a CDS encoding polysaccharide deacetylase family protein, whose amino-acid sequence MIKTFLASLLTLTFALADAHILVYHRFDDPRHVSTDISIQNLRAQFEYFKNNGYEVVKLSRLVDAVNAGEPIPDNWIVITVDDGYKSFYNNALELFKEYNYPFALMVYVEASANKYGDYLDFDQIKELEAYGEIGYHSYAHPRMTKLSDEALREDFQKGVETFEKHMGYKPKYFAVPYGEIDSRVISLAKEFGFLALLNQNSGAVSDKSDVYDLYRTPVMNGTKIALTFNSKFLNAQWIFPEGYPQNNAIDKLIIKTDTNASEGSFFMTGFDGFRKVPMTNGVFECKFNPPLDKRKVLMSLKVDHHRSTKLLIKDTNAK is encoded by the coding sequence ATGATAAAAACGTTTTTAGCGTCACTTTTGACGCTAACGTTTGCTTTAGCAGACGCTCACATCCTAGTTTATCACCGATTTGATGATCCAAGGCACGTTAGCACAGATATTTCTATTCAAAATTTAAGAGCTCAGTTTGAATACTTCAAAAATAATGGCTACGAAGTTGTCAAGCTATCAAGGCTTGTCGATGCGGTAAATGCTGGCGAGCCGATCCCTGATAACTGGATCGTTATCACCGTTGATGATGGATACAAAAGCTTTTACAATAACGCTCTTGAGCTTTTTAAAGAGTATAACTACCCATTTGCTTTGATGGTCTATGTAGAGGCAAGCGCGAACAAATATGGCGATTATCTAGACTTTGATCAGATCAAAGAGCTAGAAGCTTACGGCGAGATCGGCTACCACTCATACGCTCATCCAAGAATGACTAAACTTAGCGATGAGGCCTTAAGAGAGGACTTTCAAAAGGGCGTTGAGACCTTTGAAAAGCACATGGGCTATAAGCCAAAATACTTTGCAGTCCCTTACGGCGAGATTGATAGTAGAGTTATCTCTTTGGCAAAAGAATTTGGCTTTTTAGCACTTTTAAATCAAAACTCGGGCGCAGTTTCAGATAAAAGCGATGTTTATGATCTTTACAGAACGCCAGTGATGAATGGCACAAAAATAGCACTAACTTTTAATAGTAAATTTTTAAATGCCCAGTGGATATTTCCAGAGGGCTATCCGCAAAATAACGCTATCGATAAACTCATCATCAAGACCGACACTAACGCAAGTGAGGGCAGTTTTTTCATGACTGGCTTTGATGGCTTTAGAAAAGTACCTATGACAAATGGCGTTTTTGAGTGCAAATTTAACCCACCACTTGATAAACGCAAAGTGTTAATGTCGCTAAAAGTAGATCATCACAGAAGCACAAAACTTCTAATAAAGGACACCAATGCTAAATAA
- the secG gene encoding preprotein translocase subunit SecG yields the protein MSLIFLILQFVLAVVITIAVLLQKSSSIGLGAYSGSNESLFGAKGPAGFLAKFTFVVGVLFILNTLALGYFYNKDLKRSIVDSVDSKSLVIPKSNDVPAAPSAPQNPAK from the coding sequence GTGAGTTTAATATTTTTAATCTTACAATTTGTTCTAGCTGTCGTTATCACGATCGCAGTTTTACTCCAAAAGAGCTCATCTATCGGTCTTGGAGCATACAGTGGAAGCAACGAGAGCCTTTTTGGAGCAAAAGGACCAGCTGGATTTTTAGCTAAATTTACCTTTGTGGTAGGCGTTTTGTTTATCCTAAACACACTTGCGCTTGGATATTTTTACAATAAAGATCTAAAACGCTCTATCGTTGATAGCGTCGATAGCAAATCTCTAGTCATACCAAAATCAAACGACGTGCCAGCAGCTCCTAGCGCACCGCAAAATCCAGCAAAATAA